The following are encoded in a window of Congzhengia minquanensis genomic DNA:
- a CDS encoding SGNH/GDSL hydrolase family protein: protein MNILFQGDSVTDAGRGRDVTAPNTALGQGYATMVAGRLSAKYDDLNFFNHGVSGNRAADLYGRWQEDTLNFEFDVLSILLGINDVGFSLRLGRGSDKERFRFLYDRMIYEALEKNPDAKLILMAPFVLKMKYAWENFGTDIYDNFHTWSSRVRENGQVTKDLAKKYHAQFVPLFDVFESLTKSAPAERYSVDCIHPTAAGHEIIAEEWVKAWEKIKKGE, encoded by the coding sequence ATGAATATTTTATTTCAGGGGGACTCCGTAACCGACGCAGGTCGGGGCCGGGACGTTACCGCCCCTAACACGGCGCTGGGCCAGGGCTATGCCACAATGGTGGCAGGAAGGCTGAGTGCAAAATACGATGATTTAAACTTTTTTAACCACGGCGTCAGCGGAAACCGTGCCGCCGACCTTTACGGACGCTGGCAGGAGGACACGCTGAATTTTGAGTTTGATGTGTTGAGCATTCTTTTAGGAATCAACGACGTGGGATTTTCTTTAAGGCTGGGTCGCGGCTCCGACAAGGAGCGGTTTCGCTTTCTCTACGACCGTATGATTTATGAGGCGTTAGAAAAAAATCCTGACGCAAAGCTTATTTTAATGGCGCCGTTTGTGCTGAAAATGAAGTATGCGTGGGAAAACTTTGGAACGGATATTTATGATAATTTTCACACTTGGAGCAGCCGCGTCCGCGAAAACGGCCAGGTAACCAAGGATTTGGCCAAAAAATATCACGCACAGTTCGTTCCGCTGTTCGACGTTTTCGAGTCATTGACAAAATCCGCGCCCGCCGAACGTTATTCAGTGGACTGCATTCACCCCACCGCAGCCGGTCACGAAATCATTGCGGAAGAATGGGTGAAAGCATGGGAAAAAATAAAGAAAGGAGAATAA
- a CDS encoding TIGR03905 family TSCPD domain-containing protein — translation MEYIYRPKGVCSMQIKFEIDHNNVVKNIRFTGGCNGNLQGVSKLANGKKAEEIITLLEGINCGGKGTSCPDQLARALREAIG, via the coding sequence ATGGAATATATTTACAGACCAAAAGGCGTTTGCTCCATGCAAATTAAATTCGAAATTGACCACAATAATGTTGTGAAAAACATTCGGTTTACCGGGGGCTGCAACGGCAACCTCCAGGGCGTGTCGAAGCTGGCAAACGGCAAAAAGGCAGAGGAAATCATCACGCTTTTAGAGGGTATCAACTGCGGCGGCAAGGGTACTTCGTGCCCCGACCAGCTTGCAAGGGCGCTGCGCGAAGCAATTGGGTGA
- a CDS encoding radical SAM protein, with translation MDALLSNCRLCPRECGVNRLLGELGACRSGPEITAARASLHLWEEPCLSGKNGSGTVFFSGCNLGCVYCQNAQISRGNTGKKISSGRLCEIFFELKEQGAHNINLVTATHFLPAVLNAVEKAKQNHLGIPFVYNCGGFEKADMLKRAEGLIDIFLPDLKYMSPQLAMAYSNAPNYPEAAKSALTEMVRQQPECVFDETGMLKRGVIVRHLMLPGNLKDSKKVLRYLHQTFGDKIFISIMSQYTPPAKGVNDFPELNRKVTKTEYEKLIEYAISLGITQAFVQEGETADASFIPDFDGRGI, from the coding sequence ATGGACGCTTTGCTATCTAACTGCCGCCTCTGTCCCAGGGAATGCGGTGTGAACCGCTTGCTGGGCGAACTTGGCGCTTGTCGTTCCGGCCCTGAAATTACAGCTGCCCGGGCTTCCCTCCACCTTTGGGAGGAACCCTGCCTTTCCGGCAAAAACGGTTCGGGAACGGTATTTTTTTCCGGCTGCAATTTGGGGTGTGTCTACTGTCAAAACGCCCAAATTTCCCGCGGAAATACCGGAAAAAAAATTTCGTCAGGCAGGCTTTGTGAAATCTTTTTTGAACTGAAGGAACAGGGCGCCCACAACATAAATCTGGTAACGGCAACGCACTTTTTACCCGCTGTGCTGAACGCGGTGGAAAAAGCCAAACAAAATCATCTTGGAATTCCCTTTGTTTACAACTGCGGCGGCTTTGAAAAGGCAGACATGCTAAAGCGGGCTGAGGGGCTGATTGATATTTTTTTACCGGACTTGAAATATATGTCCCCGCAGCTGGCTATGGCCTATTCCAACGCGCCGAACTACCCGGAGGCCGCGAAAAGCGCGTTAACTGAAATGGTGCGCCAGCAACCGGAGTGCGTGTTTGACGAAACCGGCATGTTAAAGCGCGGCGTTATCGTTCGTCATTTAATGCTGCCCGGAAATTTAAAGGACTCAAAAAAGGTATTACGATACCTGCACCAAACCTTCGGCGACAAAATTTTTATCAGCATCATGAGCCAATATACCCCGCCGGCAAAAGGGGTTAACGACTTCCCGGAGTTAAACCGAAAGGTTACGAAAACCGAATATGAAAAACTGATTGAGTATGCAATATCCCTTGGCATCACACAGGCCTTCGTGCAGGAGGGAGAAACGGCCGACGCCAGCTTTATTCCCGATTTCGACGGCCGCGGAATTTAA
- a CDS encoding Dabb family protein, which yields MVKHIVMWKLKEEALEHTKAENAKKIKELLEALPGVVPDILELQVGINENGGEFDAVLVTKFPSYDALKAYDIHPEHQKVRGFIGQVSSGRAAVDFTI from the coding sequence ATGGTAAAACACATTGTCATGTGGAAGTTAAAAGAAGAAGCATTAGAACATACAAAGGCTGAAAACGCCAAAAAAATAAAAGAGCTGCTGGAGGCACTGCCGGGCGTAGTTCCAGATATCTTAGAGCTGCAGGTGGGAATTAATGAAAACGGCGGCGAATTTGACGCTGTTTTGGTGACAAAATTTCCGTCCTACGACGCACTGAAAGCCTACGATATCCACCCGGAGCACCAAAAAGTGCGCGGGTTCATCGGTCAGGTTTCAAGCGGCAGAGCTGCTGTCGATTTCACAATTTAA
- a CDS encoding amidohydrolase family protein, translating into MVIDFHTHCFPEKIAERAIGKLSATSGLMPYTDGTAEGLKKLMKQDGVDISVVLSIATNAAQQTSVNNFAKSIESETIVPFGSVYPDAEDALNELERIHSMGLKGVKFHPEYQNFFVDDEKMKPIYKKISELGLICVFHAGEDYGYMPPYHATPKRLLRALSWLDTPVVAAHWGSQGMGQDTLQYLCGTEIYIDTAFGYGTTPKPIQQAILEKHGVEKILFATDCPWHAPAMELFQIESLGLSDGEKEQIKSGNARRLLKI; encoded by the coding sequence ATGGTTATCGATTTTCACACACACTGTTTCCCGGAAAAAATTGCGGAGCGGGCAATTGGAAAGCTCAGCGCCACCAGCGGGCTTATGCCCTATACCGACGGCACGGCGGAGGGATTAAAAAAACTGATGAAGCAAGACGGCGTGGACATCTCCGTCGTTTTGAGCATTGCCACCAACGCCGCCCAGCAGACGTCTGTAAACAATTTTGCAAAATCCATTGAAAGCGAAACAATTGTCCCGTTCGGTTCGGTTTACCCAGACGCAGAAGACGCGCTCAATGAACTGGAACGTATTCACAGCATGGGGCTTAAAGGCGTTAAATTTCACCCGGAATATCAAAACTTTTTTGTTGACGACGAAAAAATGAAGCCGATTTATAAAAAAATATCAGAGCTTGGCCTAATTTGCGTGTTCCACGCCGGGGAGGACTATGGCTACATGCCTCCCTACCACGCTACGCCAAAGCGTCTTTTGCGGGCGTTATCGTGGCTGGACACTCCGGTGGTGGCGGCCCACTGGGGCAGCCAGGGCATGGGGCAGGACACGCTGCAATATCTTTGCGGCACCGAAATTTACATAGACACAGCCTTTGGATATGGCACCACACCGAAGCCGATTCAACAGGCCATTTTAGAAAAGCACGGCGTGGAAAAAATTTTGTTTGCCACCGACTGCCCGTGGCATGCCCCGGCTATGGAGCTGTTTCAAATAGAAAGCTTGGGCCTGTCTGACGGAGAAAAAGAGCAAATTAAAAGCGGTAACGCCCGCCGGCTGTTAAAAATTTAA
- a CDS encoding Gfo/Idh/MocA family protein has protein sequence MSKTYRVGIIGCGGIANGKHMPSLSKLDNVEMVAFCDIVKERAEKAKADYGTPEAKVYTDYKELLKDGSIDIVHVLTPNREHSFITVDALESGKHVMCEKPMAKTYEEAKKMLDAAKRTGKKLTIGYQNRQTPEAQYVKGACTEDALGDIYYARALALRRRAVPTWGVFLNEEEQGGGPLIDIGTHALDMTLWLMNNYKPKMVVGKTFRKLADQKENTGNAWGDWDPEKYTVEDSAFGFITMENGATIVLESSWALNIADPIEAKCVLCGTKAGADMYDGVRINGVKYGRQYIEKAALGAGGVAFYDGSSESPADREARLWIDAIDKDTDPVVLPEQAIVVTRILEAIYESSKTGKPVFFNE, from the coding sequence ATGAGTAAAACTTACAGAGTCGGAATTATCGGCTGCGGCGGCATCGCCAACGGAAAGCATATGCCGTCGCTATCGAAACTGGACAACGTTGAAATGGTTGCGTTCTGCGACATTGTGAAAGAACGCGCGGAAAAAGCAAAGGCAGACTATGGCACGCCCGAGGCAAAGGTTTACACAGACTATAAAGAACTTTTAAAAGACGGGTCAATTGACATTGTGCACGTTTTGACTCCTAACCGCGAGCACAGCTTTATTACCGTTGACGCATTGGAGTCCGGCAAACACGTTATGTGCGAAAAGCCTATGGCGAAAACCTATGAAGAGGCCAAAAAAATGCTTGACGCCGCAAAAAGAACAGGCAAAAAGCTGACCATTGGATATCAGAACAGACAGACACCGGAAGCACAGTATGTAAAAGGTGCCTGCACAGAAGACGCTTTGGGCGACATTTACTACGCGAGGGCACTGGCTCTGCGCCGCCGTGCCGTTCCTACTTGGGGCGTGTTCTTAAACGAAGAGGAACAGGGCGGCGGGCCGTTAATCGACATTGGCACCCACGCTTTGGATATGACCCTTTGGCTGATGAACAACTATAAACCAAAAATGGTTGTGGGCAAAACTTTCAGAAAGCTTGCCGACCAAAAAGAAAACACAGGCAACGCCTGGGGCGACTGGGATCCGGAAAAATATACAGTTGAAGACTCTGCATTTGGTTTTATTACCATGGAAAACGGCGCGACCATTGTTTTAGAGTCCAGCTGGGCATTAAACATTGCAGACCCCATTGAAGCGAAGTGCGTGCTCTGCGGAACAAAAGCCGGCGCGGATATGTATGACGGCGTTCGGATTAACGGTGTGAAATATGGACGGCAATACATAGAAAAAGCTGCTTTGGGTGCCGGCGGCGTCGCTTTTTACGACGGCAGCTCTGAATCTCCCGCAGACCGGGAAGCACGGCTTTGGATTGATGCCATTGACAAAGATACCGACCCTGTTGTTCTGCCGGAACAGGCCATTGTGGTTACACGGATTTTAGAGGCGATTTATGAGTCCTCCAAAACAGGAAAACCGGTTTTCTTTAACGAATAA